One Prosthecobacter sp. genomic window carries:
- a CDS encoding class I SAM-dependent DNA methyltransferase, which produces MNQNEFKNIEKLEADLWDAADNLRANSKLTAGEYCMPVLGVIFLRHATNRYRDALVEIQAAQAAGKMPKRPLSAADFKKRRALMLPKEARYDELLALPQGADLGAALVEAMNAIERDFEPLAGQLPKEYAKFENTLLEDLLRVFDSETLRTASGDVFGRINEYFLMKFAMQGAQDNGEFFTPPSLVKTIVNVIEPDHGVVFDPACGSGGMFVQSSHFIEQHGQSAGHRVTFFGQEYKTSNLRLAKMNLAVHALEGAVVEANTFYLDEHELYGKCDFVMANPPFNVDKVDAEKVKDDRRLPFGLPGVNKDKKVSNGNYLWISYFWSYLNKTGRAGFVMSSQSSSAGHGEAEVRRKIVETGDVDVMISIRSNFFYTRAVPCELWFFDRSKPKERRDQVLMLDARHVYRKVTRKIFDFSSEQLANLTAIVWLYRGQNERFVELVGQHLDCALQSAHACFMDEYGAVKEPLDEYLQAMRSLEETMKPFLNGIKKRSACEEALGDFLAAENDPKGPVENFRLMTSSAQKQWNEAGDDIASYQDLDTHILGPLAEESRSLITCIDQHAKHAAKLISLCESELEAAKDEKLNRREVAKAQKAAEAARQAVVEQLKHVRSFERHAHWLLTRFPDAKLVDVPGLVKLVSRKDIAAADWSLTPGRYVGVAPAEVDEDFDFEQTLGDIHVELADLNKEAAALAKKIQKNFEGLVI; this is translated from the coding sequence ATGAACCAGAACGAATTCAAGAACATCGAAAAGCTGGAGGCGGACTTGTGGGATGCGGCGGACAATCTGCGTGCGAACTCGAAGCTCACGGCGGGGGAGTACTGCATGCCCGTGCTGGGGGTCATCTTCCTGCGCCATGCCACGAATCGCTACCGGGACGCGCTGGTGGAGATTCAGGCGGCCCAGGCGGCGGGGAAGATGCCGAAGCGGCCGCTGTCGGCGGCGGATTTCAAGAAACGCCGGGCGCTCATGCTGCCGAAGGAGGCGCGGTATGACGAGCTGCTGGCGCTGCCGCAGGGCGCGGACCTCGGCGCGGCGCTGGTGGAGGCCATGAACGCCATCGAGCGGGACTTTGAGCCGCTGGCCGGGCAGTTGCCGAAGGAGTACGCCAAGTTTGAAAACACCCTGCTGGAGGATTTGCTGCGCGTGTTCGACAGCGAGACGCTGCGCACCGCCAGCGGGGATGTGTTCGGGCGCATCAATGAGTACTTTCTCATGAAGTTCGCCATGCAGGGCGCGCAGGACAACGGCGAGTTCTTCACCCCGCCCTCGCTGGTGAAGACCATCGTCAATGTCATCGAGCCGGATCACGGCGTGGTGTTTGACCCCGCCTGCGGCTCCGGCGGCATGTTTGTGCAGTCCAGCCACTTCATCGAGCAGCACGGGCAGAGCGCCGGGCACCGCGTGACGTTCTTCGGGCAGGAGTACAAGACCAGCAACCTGCGCCTGGCCAAGATGAACCTGGCCGTGCATGCGCTGGAGGGCGCCGTGGTCGAGGCCAACACCTTCTACCTCGATGAGCACGAGCTGTACGGGAAATGCGACTTCGTCATGGCCAATCCGCCCTTCAATGTGGACAAGGTGGATGCGGAGAAGGTGAAGGACGACCGCCGCCTGCCCTTCGGCCTGCCGGGCGTGAACAAGGACAAGAAGGTCTCCAACGGGAACTACCTCTGGATCTCCTACTTCTGGAGCTACCTCAACAAAACCGGCCGCGCCGGCTTCGTCATGTCCTCCCAGTCCAGCAGTGCCGGGCACGGCGAGGCCGAAGTTCGCCGCAAGATTGTCGAGACCGGAGATGTGGACGTGATGATCTCCATTCGCTCCAATTTCTTCTACACACGGGCGGTGCCGTGCGAGCTGTGGTTCTTTGACAGGTCGAAGCCGAAGGAACGGCGCGATCAGGTGCTCATGCTCGATGCGCGGCATGTGTACCGAAAAGTCACGCGGAAGATCTTCGATTTTAGTTCTGAGCAGCTCGCCAATCTCACGGCCATCGTCTGGCTGTATCGCGGGCAGAATGAGCGCTTCGTGGAGCTGGTCGGCCAGCATCTCGATTGTGCTCTCCAGTCGGCGCATGCCTGTTTCATGGACGAGTATGGTGCCGTGAAGGAGCCGCTGGATGAATACCTTCAGGCCATGCGGTCTTTGGAGGAGACGATGAAGCCTTTCCTGAATGGCATCAAAAAGAGATCGGCCTGTGAGGAGGCGCTGGGTGACTTCCTGGCGGCGGAGAATGATCCCAAGGGGCCGGTGGAGAACTTCCGCCTCATGACATCCTCCGCGCAGAAGCAGTGGAATGAGGCAGGCGATGACATCGCCAGTTACCAGGACTTGGACACCCACATCCTCGGCCCGCTGGCGGAGGAGAGCCGCAGCCTCATCACCTGCATCGACCAGCATGCCAAACATGCCGCCAAACTCATCAGCCTCTGCGAATCCGAGCTGGAGGCCGCCAAGGATGAGAAGTTGAACAGGCGTGAGGTCGCCAAGGCTCAAAAAGCCGCCGAGGCCGCGCGTCAGGCCGTCGTGGAGCAGCTCAAGCACGTCCGCTCCTTCGAGCGGCATGCCCACTGGTTGCTCACCCGCTTTCCAGATGCCAAACTCGTGGACGTGCCCGGACTGGTGAAGCTCGTCAGTCGAAAAGACATCGCTGCTGCGGACTGGAGTCTCACGCCGGGCCGCTATGTCGGCGTTGCACCTGCGGAGGTGGATGAGGATTTCGACTTCGAGCAAACCCTCGGCGACATTCACGTCGAGTTAGCCGACCTGAACAAAGAAGCCGCCGCGCTGGCAAAGAAGATCCAGAAGAACTTTGAGGGGCTGGTGATATGA
- a CDS encoding restriction endonuclease subunit S → MKWPTVSIDEITHVVTKGTTPTTMGRSFTDTGVTFIKAEALNGDVSLDDNGFAFIDEETHQSLKRSILQEGDILVTIAGAQVGRCGFVRPENLPSNTNQAVGIVRVDQTKANQRFVYYFFKLPSTFALCQSIGAAQAAQPNVNLGNLRGFQLHIPQREQQNKIADILTAYDDLMENNRRRMALLEESARLLYREWFIHLRFPGHEHSRPTQGIPEGWKKATAFDAMHVMSGGTPKTTNPDFWDGETPFYTPKDSVDACYVLDTEKHVTELGLSQCNSKLYPKDTLFITARGTVGNLNLAQRPMAMNQSCYALAGREGIPPKFLFCALREAIQHFKQHASGAVFDAIIVDTFKLIPFVFPNAKLVGLFEETVEPMFQQVENLLLQNQKLRAARDLLLPRLMSGEIAV, encoded by the coding sequence ATGAAATGGCCAACGGTTTCAATTGATGAAATCACTCATGTTGTCACCAAAGGTACGACTCCCACAACAATGGGGAGGTCGTTCACTGACACTGGCGTAACGTTCATCAAAGCTGAGGCACTAAATGGTGATGTCTCGTTGGATGATAATGGTTTTGCCTTTATTGACGAAGAAACACACCAGAGCTTGAAACGTTCGATTCTCCAAGAAGGGGATATACTCGTGACCATCGCTGGTGCGCAGGTTGGGCGGTGTGGTTTTGTTCGACCAGAGAACTTGCCCTCTAACACCAATCAAGCGGTGGGTATTGTCCGAGTCGATCAGACCAAAGCCAATCAACGATTCGTGTATTATTTTTTTAAGCTGCCGAGCACTTTTGCGTTGTGCCAAAGTATCGGGGCCGCTCAGGCTGCTCAACCCAACGTGAATCTTGGCAATCTTCGAGGCTTTCAGTTGCACATACCCCAACGCGAACAACAAAATAAGATTGCAGACATCCTCACGGCCTACGACGACCTGATGGAGAACAACCGGCGGCGGATGGCGTTGCTGGAGGAGTCGGCGCGGCTGCTCTACCGGGAATGGTTCATCCACCTCCGCTTCCCCGGCCACGAACACAGTCGCCCCACTCAAGGCATTCCTGAAGGGTGGAAGAAAGCCACTGCGTTTGACGCCATGCATGTGATGAGTGGTGGCACACCGAAAACCACCAATCCAGATTTTTGGGATGGTGAAACGCCCTTCTACACGCCCAAGGATTCTGTGGATGCCTGCTATGTCCTCGACACGGAGAAGCACGTCACGGAGCTGGGATTGAGTCAGTGCAACAGCAAGCTCTATCCGAAAGACACGCTCTTCATCACTGCCCGTGGCACGGTAGGAAATCTGAATCTGGCCCAGCGGCCCATGGCGATGAATCAATCCTGTTACGCGCTTGCTGGCCGGGAGGGCATTCCGCCAAAGTTCTTGTTCTGTGCGTTGCGTGAAGCGATCCAGCATTTCAAGCAGCATGCCAGTGGCGCAGTGTTCGATGCCATCATCGTGGACACGTTCAAGCTCATCCCCTTTGTCTTTCCCAACGCCAAATTGGTTGGCTTGTTTGAGGAAACGGTCGAACCCATGTTCCAGCAGGTGGAGAATTTGCTCCTCCAAAACCAAAAACTCCGCGCCGCCCGCGACCTGCTGCTGCCGCGCTTGATGAGCGGAGAGATTGCCGTCTGA